The DNA region ATGCGAATGAACGACCAGCAGGAAATGTCCATCGTCTTCAGGAATCCTTCACGAGGCACGTCGACCACTCGCCCCTGCAGAGTATCCTTTGGCGAAAAGGCAATCGAATGCACCAGGAAATCGAGCTCGCCCCATTGCTCGGCTATCCGGTCGAACACCGCCTCCAATTGTGCCGGCAGGGAAACGTCGAGCGGCATGAAGATGGGCGCTTCCAGCGCCTCGGCCAGCGGCTCGACATGGGGCTTGGCCTTGTCATTGAGATAGGTCACCGCGAGCTCGGCGCCAAGCGCACGGAAGGCTCTGGCGCAACCCCAGGCGATCGACTGGTCATTGGCGATGCCGACCACCAGCCCGCGCTTGCCTTCAAGAAGCTTGGCCTTCACATCAGGGATCATCATCAGCCCCTCTCCCGGGTCATGGGTTGCCCATCATGCGGCGAGCAATGCGTATGTATGCCGCGCGATCATCAGTTCCTCGTCGGTCGGCACGGCATAAATGGCGAGCCTGCTATCGTCGCCCGAAATCAACAGCTCGCCGGCGGCGTTTCGCCTGCTGTCGAGCTTGGCGCCTAACCATTCCAGCTTCCTGCAGATCCGCTCACGCATGACCGGCGAGTTTTCCCCGACGCCGGCGGTGAACACGAAAGCGTCCAATCCGCCGAGAGCGGCCGCGAGCATGCCGGCATTGAGGCCGATGCGATGTACGAAATGATCGAGCGCGAGTGCCGCACCCGGCTCCTCGCTCGCCAACAGGTCGCGGACGTCGTTGCTGACGCCCGAGAGGCCCTTGAGGCCGGATTCCCTGTAAAGAAGGTCCTGCAGCTCAGCTGCACTCATGCCGCGCTGCTGGAGAAGATAGAGAAGCACGCCCGGATCGATCTGGCCGCATCGTGTGCCCATCGGCAGGCCATCCAGAGCAGTGAAGCCCAGTGTGCTCTCCACGCTTTTCCCGCTGCGGAGCGCGCACATCGAGGCACCGCTTCCGAGGTGGGCGACAATGACCCGTCCTCGGCCAACGTCCGGCGCGATCTCGGCCAGCCTTCCGGCGACATATTCGTAGGACAGGCCATGAAAACCATAGCGCCGGACACCCTCTTCGAAATAATGCGCGGGAATGGCGTAGTGGTCAGCCATCGGATCATGGCCGCGATGGAAGGCCGTGTCGAAGCAGGCAACCTGCGTTAGCTGCGGCTGACGCTCCAGCAGTGCGCGGATCGGCGCGAGATTGCTTGGCTGGTGCAACGGCGCAAGCGGCGTATAGCGCTCCAGTTCGTGCAGCAGGGTTTCATCGATGCGCGCCGGGCGCATGTGGTTCGGGCCGCCATGGACGACCCGATGGCCGACGGCAATCAGACGGCCGTCGTGCCGCTCGCGCAGCCATTCGCCCACAAGGCGCATCGCCGCGGGCAAATCGGCAACGGTCTCGTTTGGATAGCTTGCGTCCGCCAGCCGCTCGCCGCCGGCACCCTTGATGGCCAGGCGCGGCGCAGTGCCGATGCCTTCCATCTTACCCTTGACCAGTCGCGTGAGCGAACCCGAGACCGCGAAGACCTCGAACTTCAGGCTGGAGGAGCCGGCATTGACGACGAGGATGGTGTCCATTGCATCATCCCCCCTGTATCGGCGCCGTGCGGCGGCGCCCATCGGCCAGCAGGACGCCGACGGCGCAGGAGGCAAGGCGCGCCAGCACGGAATCTGCCCGCGACGTCAGGATGATCGGCACGCGCGCTCCAAGCACGATGCCTGCTGCATCTGCCTTCGCCAGGAACGTCAGGTTCTTCGCCAGCATGTTACCGGATTCGAGATTGGGGACGACGAGTATCTGGGCGTGGCCGGCCACCGGCGACTGGATGCCCTTTATCCGTGCAGCCTCCGGATCGATCGCATTGTCGAAGGCAAGCGGCCCGTCGAGAATGCCGCCCGTTATCTGTCCGCGCTCGGCCATCTTGCAAAGAGCAGCGGCGTCGATCGTCGAAGGGATCTTCAATGTGACCGTCTCAACCGCCGAAAGGATCGCCACGCGGGGCGTGCCCAGGCCGACCTGGGTGAAGAGATCGATGGCGTTCTGAACGATGTCGCGCTTGGCATCGAGATCCGGCGCGATGTTGATGGCCGCGTCGGTAATGAACAGCGTTTCCGAATGGTGCGGGACATCCATCACGAAGACATGGCTGATCCG from Rhizobium sp. NLR16a includes:
- a CDS encoding acetate/propionate family kinase is translated as MDTILVVNAGSSSLKFEVFAVSGSLTRLVKGKMEGIGTAPRLAIKGAGGERLADASYPNETVADLPAAMRLVGEWLRERHDGRLIAVGHRVVHGGPNHMRPARIDETLLHELERYTPLAPLHQPSNLAPIRALLERQPQLTQVACFDTAFHRGHDPMADHYAIPAHYFEEGVRRYGFHGLSYEYVAGRLAEIAPDVGRGRVIVAHLGSGASMCALRSGKSVESTLGFTALDGLPMGTRCGQIDPGVLLYLLQQRGMSAAELQDLLYRESGLKGLSGVSNDVRDLLASEEPGAALALDHFVHRIGLNAGMLAAALGGLDAFVFTAGVGENSPVMRERICRKLEWLGAKLDSRRNAAGELLISGDDSRLAIYAVPTDEELMIARHTYALLAA
- a CDS encoding phosphate acetyltransferase; the protein is MQDLDDVGKEYVPHQKYERLIAKAKQVPVMTTVVAHPCDETSLRGAVEAAEIGLIRPVLVGPAGKVRTIADAHHIDISPFELVDTPHSDAAAAKAVEIIRQGGADLLMKGSLHTDELMRAVTSSATGLRTARRISHVFVMDVPHHSETLFITDAAINIAPDLDAKRDIVQNAIDLFTQVGLGTPRVAILSAVETVTLKIPSTIDAAALCKMAERGQITGGILDGPLAFDNAIDPEAARIKGIQSPVAGHAQILVVPNLESGNMLAKNLTFLAKADAAGIVLGARVPIILTSRADSVLARLASCAVGVLLADGRRRTAPIQGG
- the fabI gene encoding enoyl-ACP reductase FabI, whose product is MMIPDVKAKLLEGKRGLVVGIANDQSIAWGCARAFRALGAELAVTYLNDKAKPHVEPLAEALEAPIFMPLDVSLPAQLEAVFDRIAEQWGELDFLVHSIAFSPKDTLQGRVVDVPREGFLKTMDISCWSFIRMAHLAEPLMKRGGTLFTMSYYGSQMVVKNYNVMGVAKAALESAVRYIAAELGPKGIRVHAISPGPLATRAASGIPKFDELLSKAEERAPTRSLVSIDDVGMATAFLAHDAARLITGDTIYIDGGYHIID